A window of the Equus asinus isolate D_3611 breed Donkey chromosome 20, EquAss-T2T_v2, whole genome shotgun sequence genome harbors these coding sequences:
- the LOC106836017 gene encoding olfactory receptor 8B3-like, producing the protein MAHGNDSFITQFILVGLTDRPDLQLPLFFLFLIMYMVTVLGNVCLITLIGLNSHLHTPMYFFLFNLSFIDVCYSSVFTPKMLVNFISKKNIISYIGCMTQLYFFCFFIISECYVLTAMAYDRYVAICKPLLYNVAMSPKVCSNLMLGSYFMAFSGAMAHTGCMLRVTFCDANTINHYLCDIFPLLQLSCTSTYVNELEVFIVVGINIIVPSVTIFVSYGFILSSILHISSTEGRSKAFGTCSSHIIAVSLFFGSAAFMYLKPSSAVSMDEGKISSVFYTNTVPLMNPLIYSLRNKDVKIALRKTLSMRNF; encoded by the coding sequence ATGGCTCACGGAAATGACTCTTTCATTACTCAATTCATTTTGGTGGGATTAACAGATCGACCAGATCTCCAACTCCCTCTGTTCTTTCTATTTCTAATAATGTATATGGTTACTGTGTTGGGAAATGTGTGTTTGATAACTTTAATTGGGCTGAATTCACACTTGCACacccctatgtactttttcctctttaatttgtCCTTCATAGATGTCTGTTACTCTTCTGTGTTTACACCCAAAATGTTGGTTAACTtcatatcaaagaagaatattatCTCCTACATAGGATGCATGACCCAgctttactttttctgtttttttattatttctgaatgCTATGTGCTGACAGCAATGGCctatgatcgctatgtggccatctgtaaaccaCTTTTGTATAACGTTGCCATGTCCCCTAAAGTGTGTTCCAACCTCATGCTTGGTTCATACTTTATGGCATTTTCTGGTGCCATGGCCCACACTGGATGCATGCTAAGAGTGACCTTCTGTGATGCAAACACCATCAACCATTATTTGTGTGACatcttccctctgctccagctctcCTGCACAAGCACCTACGTCAATGAGCTGGAAGTTTTCATTGTGGTGGGCATCAACATCATTGTGCCCAGTGTCACCATCTTTGTCTCTTACGGTTTTATCCTCTCCAGCATCCTCCACATCAGTTCCACAGAGGGCAGGTCCAAAGCATTTGGTACCTGCAGTTCCCACATTATtgctgtttctctcttctttggatCAGCTGCATTTATGTATCTCAAACCATCTTCTGCTGTGTCTATGGATGAGGGAAAAATCTCTTCTGTCTTTTACACCAATACAGTTCCCTTGATGAATCCCTTAATTTATAgtttgaggaacaaagatgttAAAATTGCTCTGAGAAAAACTCTCAGCATGAGAAATTTTTGA